Proteins found in one Drosophila busckii strain San Diego stock center, stock number 13000-0081.31 chromosome 2R, ASM1175060v1, whole genome shotgun sequence genomic segment:
- the LOC108595447 gene encoding leucine-rich repeat extensin-like protein 6, whose translation MKFLIVAVAFLACACADVSELDQGYNYPQPAPPAPAPSYIPPPAAPKNTYIPPPPAPAKAYIPPPPPPPPPAPKPSYIPPPAAPAKAYIPPAPKNTYIPPAAEEPVFDEIEQPAQDGYRYKTVRRRVFRHRN comes from the exons ATG aaATTTCTGATTGTAGCCGTTGCCTTTTTGGCTTGCGCCTGCGCGGATGTCTCGGAGCTCGATCAGGGCTATAACTATCCACAGCCGGCGCCACCAGCACCCGCACCCTCGTATATTCCTCCGCCAGCAGCTCCAAAGAACACCTATATTCCTCCTCCTCCGGCTCCAGCCAAGGCGTACATCCCACCCCCACC CCCTCCCCCCCCACCAGCACCCAAGCCCTCATACATCCCTCCCCCCGCTGCACCCGCCAAGGCCTATATTCCACCCGCTCCAAAGAACACCTACATTCCCCCAGCGGCCGAGGAGCCCGTCTTCGATGAGATCGAGCAGCCAGCCCAGGATGGCTATCGCTACAAGACTGTGCGTCGTCGTGTCTTCCGTCACCGCAATTAA
- the LOC108594699 gene encoding skin secretory protein xP2-like, producing the protein MKFLVVAFALLAVAHADVSHLGYNYNPVAPAPAPVKVAPAPVAAPVNAYIPPAPVDVPAPVAPAPAPVRVAAPAPVRVAAPAPVRVEAAPVAAPVNQYIPPAPVEVAAPAPAPVRVAAPAPVRVEAAPVAAPVNQYIPPVAAPAAVPVRAAPAPVLAPQPVLEEIEPVAADGYRYKTVRRVVRRRL; encoded by the exons ATG AAATTCCTCgttgttgcctttgccctTTTGGCTGTTGCCCATGCCGATGTCTCCCATCTGGGTTACAACTACAACCCCgtggctccagctccagccccCGTTAAGGTTGCCCCTGCACCTGTCGCAGCTCCAGTGAACGCCTACATTCCTCCAGCACCTGTTGATGTGCCTGCCCCTGTCGCTCCTGCCCCCGCTCCAGTCCGCGTTGCTGCTCCCGCTCCAGTCCGTGTTGCTGCCCCCGCTCCAGTCCGCGTTGAGgctgctccagttgctgctccCGTCAACCAGTATATTCCCCCAGCACCCGTTGAGGTTGCTGCCCCTGCCCCAGCTCCAGTCCGCGTTGCTGCTCCCGCTCCCGTCCGTGTTGAGGCTGCTCCCGTTGCTGCCCCAGTCAACCAGTACATTCCTCCCGTTGCTGCTCCCGCTGCCGTCCCAGTCCGTGCCGCTCCCGCCCCAGTTCTGGCTCCCCAGCCCGTTCTTGAGGAAATCGAACCCGTTGCCGCCGATGGTTACCGTTACAAGACCGTGCGCCGTGTCGTCCGTCGTCGTCTTTAA